Within Tribolium castaneum strain GA2 chromosome 10, icTriCast1.1, whole genome shotgun sequence, the genomic segment GGACCTACGACTATCCATCTCGGCATGTCATTTTTCGTATATTGCTCGACCGTTCCTGctaattattaattgaaatttcaaTTCCGCCCcactaaatttttcaagtcCTCTCCAGGACGTCGTGCAATTATCTTTCAATGTAGAAAACGTCGTAATTTTGCGATTTACTTTGCCGAGCATGTCGTGCATCTCTGTATATTAAGAGCGAggataaataaagtaaatcgAATTCGAGAAAGTTTGAGTGTCAGATAAACACACCCCCTTCATCTAGATCTAAGTGATTGTCAGTGAATAGGGCTCCTTTCAGGTTCTACTGACCATAGCCGTTCAGACTCGAACGAGGTAGCAAAGATAATATTTCAAAGCACCTGCCACTTAGCAATGGAAAGCTGCAATAACAACTACCACTGCAAAGTGTCGCTCAACCCCATCTTACACCACTGCGACATGTCTAGATGCAACAGAAACTCCTGTATGGAAGCTCTTCAGAGTTTTTACAGGAAACCGAGTCTCCCTTGGAACGTCGAAATCGCCTTTTGTCTTTGCAAGTACGCTTTGTTTCATTACGTAGCCCAAGGTCTATATCATACAGTCAAACACAAACACCATCTCAACGCCAACATGACAACAAACTTTCGATAATTCCCCACAATTTTAATACTTTCTTCTTAATTTCACCCGACATCCACTGTTGAGCGTTCCCGCTTCCCGAAATAGCCAATCAGGCGTCAACAACTTTGTCACACTGTGTAAAATAGTAAATTGTATCTGAATCAGCGAGTAATATGtggaaaatgaaattttcCCTCTTTCTGTTATTGCGCTGTTAGAGTGGGCAAAAGGCTTAATTCAACGATGGAACCTGCCATATAACTTCTTAACGACATCATCTACGAGCTTTTCAAGCTTTCACTTAAAATTACGGAACCAGCTGAAAAATAACCGAATATCGACAATTCGACCAATTCACGTCGCTTCccctttttaccaaaaacaaaaagacggAGCAAATTTTGCCCTCACGACGACATTTTAACGGTTTACCAAACccgatttaatttattaacgaAGCTTGAAATCAAAGCAGGTGCAAAAGATATGATGAAGTGAAACAATCAAAGACGTTGTTTACGCCGGAGGAAAGCCcccaaattaaattataaatcaaaCACTCTCAATAGCTCCTTGACTTGGGcccatatttcaaaaaaattattaaacacattttattgtattttattttattacatcatACACCGTAAGTATAAACATTTACAACAATACACATTACATGCAAAAATCTTGTCGAATCTTGCGCTTAAACccaaatttaagaaaaacacGGTTCTGTTTTAGAAAAACAGACAATAAGCAAGACCAGTGTTTGATAGCGCAAGAGAAACTTCACCCAGTTTGCGCCCAAAGAATTGAAGGTTCACCCCAACCGACTTGCTTGTCATTGGCCAAAAACTGTCGAGAAAATAAAGAGTGCAGGTGGGTAAACCACCTTACGTCTCAATTTCTAGTTCgagaaaaaattttagatctCGACTAGAGTATTACGAACAGTCTTGCGCTGTGGACAGTGTTACGAAAAAATGCGCTGGGTCTCCCTCCGAGTGCCGGAGTGCCATGCTGGGCATTTTGGGCACAAATTTAAGGGCCACCTGTGCCTGCAAGGGCACCGACATGACCGAACTCTACGAATGCTTGGGGTGGCAGCGGCTGCTGTGGGTGAACCCATGTGTGGGTGAGTTGAGGTTgcgttgtttatttaattttttgaataaattttgagTGGTACAAGTGTTTCTTTCAGTGGAGTCTCAAAAGGACTTTCATATGAAAAAGGCGGCGGAGTTGGCGGCACTCACGACCCCCTCGACTACGAAAGCCACGACCCCTTTGGAGGTGCGAACGCGCCCCAATTTCGCCATTCATCATATAACTGTGATGACCGCCACCGAAGCTCCATTACAGACCCGAAAAAACACAATCGCCGAATTCATTCCGCCCCCTCAACCGTTCATTCCGACATCAACGACTACGACAACAACCACCACTGCCACAACGACCACTACGGCGATGGCAACCACGACAATTCCtccaagtaattaattttaatttaattatatcgCATCCAATTAATATAACGAGACTCCAAGCAATAGACTTTTACTTCTACACACGTACGTGCTCCGTTCTAAACGACTTTTGTTTCCAGAGTACTGTGTGTTTCCGAGACCACAATTTCCCAACCAATATATAAAAGAAGGTTCATTTAAAAGGGTAAGTATTCAAACCGTGCACGTGCACTTTACTTCACCCGGAAAACTACACCAACTAACCCACAAACTCTAATTAACTGATTTCCCAAAGACGCACTTCATTATTACACAACTCGGAGCAAAGCGTCTTCATTATTAACCCGAAATACACTACGGTACAAAATTAACGCATTTCTTTTTTGAGTAGATCGACTATAGGAAAAATCGCTCCTTGTGCGTTAATTTTGGACGAGGCAAGTGGCGAATATTAAATCGTGTGTGTTTACTCTTTCAGATATATCACGAAGATGAATTCGAATGTTCGGACGTTTGCGAATGTGAAATAGGGGAAAAGTTATCCTGTAAAACCATTTGTATAGATCGAATGCCTTGCAAAACGGAATTCGCATACTATAACCACGCTGCACCGTCGTATCAAGCATACAGAGGGAGGTGTTTGTGTTATTCGGGccgttttatttgtatgaaACCGCCCCCTAGTGATTACACCTTGCCACAAGGAGTTTTTCTATTTCTCGGATATAGCGAAGTTGATGAAAGGAAACTTAATATAAATCAAACCAGAGTTGTCGTTCAAGATGTTGTCCGAGTTTTGCAAAACTTTATCAAAGAAGAGGCCGTCAACGGAGTAAGATTCCTTTCACACTCCTTTAAAAACCCCGaatcaaatcaaatcaaattctGATCGTTtgctttttgcttttttccagACTCTGTGTTCTCTCGAGTTATTTAACATGACGAGagaaaatgtcattatagcaGGGAAATTGTCGGAGGAGGTTAATTATAGTATGCTCTCTCCGATGGAAAGCTTAGCTAAAGAGAAGGTAAATAGTCGTGCAGTCCGCATTTCTGTTTGTCACATTAACGGTTATCGATCAACCGAtattcttaaataaataattctaataatACCTTTTATTCTGATACACTCGGGCTGGTTCGATAACGCTTTGAATACAACCATTACGTGACCTTCCCTACCCTAACACGTTTTATAGCAAACgtgaagatttttttcaattgtgtTTAAACCGGATCGATACTTCGATAGACTCAAACTattgaaattttatgatttgagATTGACGCACCCCATTTATTTTTCCCTCGCTTCATGAAGCCATTGTGTATCGGCCTTCGCCACATCAGGAGTTTAACTTCTTGATCTCGACAATTACAGGACAATAGGCCGATTTATTTcgccgtaaataataaatttcaaccTCGCTTTACCACCGATTATTTTGACAAAGTGTTCCACTTACAAAAACTACAAGGGCCAAGAAATTTATCACATTTCGTGAAAAATGACCCGATCGCTCTTTGTAAACGTGGAGTAATTACAAACCGATCGCTTGTTTTCATAGTTTTccagcaaaataaataaaaccgccGTATTACAAATGATTCGAGACACCTTGACCCTTTCACAAATAGCTATAATCTCACAAATATCATAAACAGACAGGTAAGTTCGTTTATTCGATTACTttaaacaacaacaacaagtTCAAGATCAAATTACAATCAAAAATATGTAGATTTAAACATTTGCATGAGAGAAAAAAGCGGGATAATTGAAGTTTTCTCAAGTATCGCTCGATACAAAACAAAGCAAATGACCCGTGTttcttttgttgcttttgGACAACCGGCAATTGGTttctttgcgaaaaaattggCAGCGAAATTTCAATAACAAGCGCAGAAATTGTTTTGGCAATTttgaattggaaaaaaattgtcgagTTTGAGTAATTTTCTATCGGGAGTTTACCGCAGCGATTGCATGCAGTCATGTgctcaattatttcaaaccAAATTAGAGCACAATTTCTGACCTCCATATCAAGTTGTCAGAGAAGTAAAAACGagcaattaaatttgattacaCACTACAACGCGCGAAAAcctctaattattattaaagctgATCAGTTTAGTGGACAATTTTCCAGTTGATAGAACTGGGATTTGTGACTTCAGGTTGAAAAGGTTTGTTCATTTTTCAGGAAGAGTGTGCCGAACTGTTAGAAATAATAAGTGATAGAATAAATTCACGTAATCCGGACTTCATATCACATCTCTTGCTGtctattttcaagatggcggaAGTGGAAATTGTGCAAATAGAGCCAAATTCAACATCCGAAACGTATTTATTAGCTCATAATTTGTTAGTTTATACATTactgttaacaaaatttattcaaaagctCTTGACAACACCATCGTGACATTAAGACTGTTTAAAGCTAAGCACAATTCGATACATATCCTTTTACAATGAAACTTAATCTAATCGATATAAGGAGTAAGTGTCTCAGTGGACACGAACtatttggttaaaataatCACTCTGTACATATCAGTGTTGACTGTTAATATTAGTTTGTTATCTTTTAGGGTAGACTAGGTCGTCATCCCATTatcgttttctaaaattattgcTCAGATCATTTGTACCAGATGTACATTGTTCATTCATCTTGTTTTAACGCATCCAATCACGTACAATCTTAAAATGTCTTCCTATGTGAGTTATTGACATCTACTCAGCCAGACaagaattttcattttatattCATAAATGCTTTACTAATGGAATGTCATGGCTTACATAAATTATATGCATATCATAATAGCTTTaacaatgtattttattttgctataattatatttttgaaatttgagaCAGGGTCAATGTCCTTCAACGACCGAACTTTATGCACTTTACGACCAATGTCGCTACACCAAAACCCACTCACTCATCTAATATAATTGCTGTTGTTGTAAGTTCCGTGTTACTATTAGTCAAATTTGTGCACTATAGAAATACGTGTTAAAAGTCTCCCCCAGTTTTTAACCGATCCGCTGCGCTGCTTAAACAATGAGGGAGAACGGGAAAGTGAAACCTGGACCACTTATTTTGTATTCTCATTGAAGGGCATTGaatgtaatttagttatttCAACAATGACTGAATCCATAAACATATCTCTCATGTGTTTTATGACTTAGCTAAGTTTTAGATATTTGTAAACTAGGTTTAAGACACTTATACGACGCACTATAGGCACAATTTTAGTACCACATTGTTAAATATACACCTAATGCTGAAAAAACTATTGTTACATGAGAACTCAgtatttgttataaaattcCGAGCAAGCACGTTTGaactttaaaattaactagCGATAaaagaattatatttttacaaaattctagTTGTATATGTTGAGATTTGTTACAAAACTTTGTATAGCGTTACTTTCatgaaaattcaaacaatcacTGCTAGGAATTTTCATGAACTGTTAGAAATTTACGCCTCGTTTAGATTCGTAGAGCTAACCCGTCCATAAAATTGGTTTTCGAATCATATTAGGTTCTTTCGTGTTTGCAGAAACTTACACTAAGCTATAAAAGACCCTCATTGAACCAAACCTAGGGTCGGTCAGTGTATAATGATGTAAATTCTAGGaagaaaattgtttatttcgtGTTGTTATAGATCGATATAAATCATTGTTAGGTAAAGATGATGGTGGGGCGCCACTTAGCCAAAATTAAACATATCTATAGGGAAAACCATCTTAGACCAACACGATATTGGTAGCTTGCTTTATTCGTCTATGGCTTTAGTTATTTGAGTGTGATTTTCGTGTGCTTTGCTTTGAATCAAATAGGACTTGTATCATGCGATAACCACATTTTACTACAATGTTTCGTTTGTTCAAAATCCTTTCTTTTACGTTGGATGtaatgttaatactttttAAAAGCATAGACTATGTAAAATAAACTGTTATATAATAAACTGTGTTTCAATTACCCGCCACAACCACGCACCATAGGCCACCCACAATACACACAACTGGCATTACGTAATAATTACATAATACCTTAGATTATGGAAGATCTCTTTCCTTGTCTAAGTATAATACAGTATATTAAGTcaaattaacacaaaaatacgTTCATATGTGGCCTATTACGGAAAAAAACAACCTCCGAGCTGGTTATTTTCTTACCCGGCGATAGTCATGCGCGCTGGCAGGTTGGCAGCTCTGCCAGCTGACATTGGTTTTTGTGTCAACTGTGgttttttgtgtgattatcttgtttgtgctttttttccgaaaaatagGCTTATTTATTATGACACCAGAAAAAAAGGCTTAATTAAAATCAGCAATTGTAAGTTTCTTTTATTGAGCTTACCTACCGGACCCTATACACTCCCGGGGCCTTTACCCTACTTTtctgatttattgttttttctatCTTAATTCCAAATCAAGACgtaaaataagaaattgagcttcaaaatcaccaaaatcgaTTATTTTTCCGCCACTAAAGAGCGTCATTAAGAATTGAGATTGTCTCTCGTTTATTTTTCCTTCGTATTTGGGGAATGGGTAACAGCTTTAGTAATTGGTGTATGGTATAAACATCGACTTAGTGACTCACagtttcatttaaattaattacgaggcacggtttaattaaattcgggcAAATTTCATTAAACCGTTAGCCTAATTCGGTCGCGgcgcatttttttctaaatcaaaATGCAAACGTGTAAATTTCTCCGAGGGAGGGAAATTGATTTGTTCCAATTGTGGCTTTTCTTGGACCAGGTGTTGCAAAGGTTATTCCCTTTAAATTAAGATACAAGGAAAGGGCATGCGCTATCTTGTCCTATTCCAGACGATGCAGTCGGTTTTTCCGCAACACATCTTATCATTTCCTTTTCCGTgacaatttgaatttgaattttaagcCGAACCGAGTGACTGACATGTGAAAACCAATGGACTACCAAAATAGGTATGatccagttttatttttaaacactttcCTTTGCAATTATTAAACTGTACGTgaccaaaacaaaaaatatttcggggTGTTACAAATTAGAATATTCGTTCCAgcttttcttttattaaattccgCCCCAACATTCAATTTGGCGctgttgaatttttaaaatcagtcCTTGCGTTGCACGTTCGTTGTCTAGTCTAATATTTGTGGCAAAAGCAGAACACCTGAGTCCGTTCCTATGAGCAATTGAAATTTAATGTTGCCACGAACCGGCCTCAATATAATGAATAAATTCCGCCGTGATGTATTTTAGCGAAAtagtatatatttttgaaagtaGAGTTTGGGGTGAATTCGTGTCGAGTCCCTCCCTTGggaaataacacttttatcttttatctAATGGCATAGGTATAGGATGATACAACTTTAAGGAATTTCGAACAACGTCATTTTTTCTTTCGCAGGAGACTgactttgaatattttttctatcatGGAACTATCGCATAGTTTAACGCTTAATGAGGAAGCTTTGGCTCAAATCCCGCCAGCGAAGCGACCCGTTTTTATATTCGAATGGCTTCGATTTTTAGACAAAGTTTTAGTCGCCGCACAGAAGGTGAGTGGGCGCACTTCCGCAGACAGGATGTTTGGCTGTAAAAACAGTCTGATTAGAAGCTATGTATTCCAGAACGACATCAAAGGATGTCAGAAGAAATTAGTAGAACAACTAATGAACCACATTCAAGAATCTCCGGGCCCTCCAACGCGGAAATTAATAGCCCGCTCTCTCGCGACCCTCTTTTCAGTCGGAGACACTTTCCTGCTCTTCGACACGGTGAACAAATGCAacgatattttgaaaaataaagacgACTCTCCCAGTTTCCTCCCGACGCGATTGTAATCCCTTAACCACTCCGCAGGCTATGTACGCACTTGTCTCAAGACAAGTGCGCACATAGCCTTTGGATCTTCTCACAAATTATTCCTAGAGCTGCGATTTGCTGCGTGGGGACAATGTACGAAAAGCTGGGCCGAATGATGGGCCGTTCCTACGAGGAGACTGTGCAAATTTTAACTCGCTCCCTCCGCAGCGCCGAGTCCCAAACTCGAATCGAAATCATGTTGACGCTCGAAAAAGTAAGGATTTTGCGCCTGGTGGTTGCCTTTGTGCAAGGTTCTTTCAGGTGTGTGCCGGGATGGGAAACGCTATTTCAAATGTTCATAAAGATATTTACAAAGCGGCAAGACATTGCCTGATTGATCGGGTCATGGCGGTGAGATGTGCCGCCACCAGATGTCTTCTCGAAATGTTGAATCATGCCCCCTTTCTTTACACCAGCGAATTGGAAAGTCTGGCGACTTTGTGCTTTCGGGCCTTTGATGGCTCGAATTACGAAGTCAGATGCGCGGTCGCTAAACTGTTAGGAGCGCTTATCGCCATGACTCAGAACCAGAAACCCGAAAAGACACGTAAGGGAAATCCCCACACTACCAAAGTATCGACAGTAtcgcatatttttttatgaaaaatgaagTAGCGCTACTTTCGATATTTTGGTGCCTCACTGGTCGATGCTTCGAATATTGAAGCCCAAGTTTCAGCGCAGCTCAAGGGGCTGAAGCTGGTGTCGTTGGACGAGGCTTTGGGCATCCTCATGGCGGGTTTTTTGCGTGGGGGTGTGGGTTTTTTGAAAGGCACAGGAGAGATAATTAAGGGTAGTTCGAGTGTTAACCGCGAAGTCCGAGTCGGAGTAACACACGTAATTGTTtgtaaagtttgaaaaaaatcagtttgatGTTTAAACTTTTAGGCGTATGTGATTTTTGTCCAAATTTTGGGCAGTGTGTGGCTTGAGCGTAACATAAAAGCTTTCCTTTCGCACATCTTGTATTTGGTCGCGAATCCGAAAGCGGCGTCTTCGCACGTCGATGCTGTCTATTCCCGGAaatgtataaattttattttgaggaGTGTGTTGGGGAAAATGTTGGGAGAGAAAGCACAAACTTCGGCGTGTAAAGAAATCGCACAGATTATTGTTAAAGAAATGAACTCGATCGATTTTAATCCCGAGAATGCGAAAGACTTCAATCAGGAGACGCTTTTCAGCCAGCATTTACTAGTGTGTGCCTTGCAAGAAATCGGGTGTTTGGTTTTGAGTTTAGGGACGACGGCACACGACTTGATCACCGACCAAACTTTGAGTAAGTTCGTGTGAGTAAGTCGGTGtggcttaattatttttgcagaTTTGATCGACGCTACTGCTAGTGTTTTGATCCATCCGTGCCAAGCAGCGCGTCTTGCAGCTGCTTGGTGCTTGCGGTGTATTTGTGTGGCTGTTCCTAGCCAAATCACCCCTTTGATAGACCGCTGTGTTAACGGAATCGAGGAATACAGGACTTCGCCGGAAGCTATAGCCGGCTATAGTGGAGCTTTAGCTGCGGTTCTGGGCGGTGTTAACTTATCCCCGCTTGGAGTGCCACACACTAAAggcaaaatcatttttaacacAGCGGAAGAGTTGCTAAGAAGTGCCAGTCAAAATAGCCGGCTGTCGCTAAACCGGACTCAAGCCGGTTGGCTACTTATCGGTGCTATTATGACACTGGGGGTTCCAGTAGTTAGGGGGTTGCTCCCTCGCATGTTGCTCCTTTGGAGGAATTCTTTCCCCAGGTCTACTAAAGAACTAGATTCGGAAAAAGCCCGAGGTGATGCTTTCACCTGGCAAGTGACTCTCGAAGGCCGCGCTGGGGCCCTGTCTGCTATGCACAGCTTCCTCCAACACTGTCACGAGTTAGTCACTGATGATATTAACAGAAGGTTGCTGGCGCCAATCGAATCTGCTCTAGCAATGCTATCAAAGTATTTAGCGCTTGTggaagtaaaattacaattttcataatttcgttCTAGCATTTCGAGTATTTTGAAAAGTTACGGACAACAGTTGAAGGCTCCGGCGGCCATGGTCCGCTTACGCCTCTACGAAACCCTGCTGTTGCTTCCGCCGCAATCTTTCGAAAGTAGGTAACgctttaaatgaaatttttgtattttctgtcGCTTTTGCTTTTACAAGCACTattttacaagaattttatCGTTCGTGATGATGTAATTCGCTCGTtgataatgaaattaattttaagcgTAATACCAGTAAGCAAAATTGTGATTATTTGAACAATGCAATCCTCGGAAACCATTTTGTTATCGGCTGGCGACGCGCAACCAATACACtcgctttgaaattttttgttactgcATTATCTCTGCCGTTGTATTGGTTGAATTATTGGAGGGGCATGACTCAGACTAGCTTTCGGGATGGCTCCACCCAGCGAAGTTGTTTATTCAAATCAAGATTTTTGTGGCGTTGCTTTGATTTTTCAACACCAAAGTCTTCACTTAGACGAAAAGGGATGCActttattatattttgaaaactgaatGCGGTATGGTTTTCCGAGAGGAAACAGTCTTAAAATAccttcaataaaaattaaatcgggGGGAAATAAGTAATTGAAACTTCTTCTAGGCTCGTACACTCATCTTTTGCGAATGTTGGTCGCGGAATTTACTTTGACCGAAAATCCGGCAAACACCACAACGTCCCAGATGCGGACTGTGTGCCATGCTGACGATTCCGTAATTTTAGGCACTTGGTTACAAGAAACTGATCATAGAACAATCGAGGATCAAGTGAGTTGTAACATTTAACCCAACACTTGTCATGCTTATGTAACTTTTCCTTACTAACAAATGCACTCTGTCATGTGGAGGTAATGTAATAAACACCTTTTCCTTAGATGGAGCCTAACCGAAGGGCAGATGGTGAACATGTGAGTAACCGTGTTGTGATTCTTTGGTTTATCTGTTTGCTTTGCTCCTTTTCTGTCCCAAGTTGTTCTCAAATCGAATCCTGACCTCCTATTTTAGTTACAGCCGAACAGTGCGGCCGGTTCTGGAGCCCTTGAACACGACCCGTGCTGTCTCTACCGCCAAATTTCAACAGTAAGCCagttttaattcaataattattatttctaatatTTTATCCATCAGAGCGAAGTAATTCCGGGTCCACTCCCTCTGGGAGTTGCAGTGATCGACATGTCTGTTCTCCTCTTCGGCCAGATTTTCCCACGTGTGGCCAATAAGCACCGCTTGCAAATGGTCGACCATTTCGCCGAATGCATCAAACACGCGAAGAGTTCGCGCCAGGAAGCGGTGCAAATGAACGTATTTACGGCCCTTTTGAGCGGACTGAAAGGCCTAACCGAGGCCAAAATGAGCATAGGCCAGGAGGACGTCAAAAAAGCCGTTACGGGCCTAATTATCGGTGCTTTAACTTCACCGAACCCAATTCTGCGGTGCGCGGCGGGAGAAGCCGTCGGACGTATGGCTCAAGTAGTATCCGACCCAAAATTCACCGCAGAATTGGCTCAGACGAGCT encodes:
- the Gfrl gene encoding uncharacterized protein Gfrl isoform X2; this translates as MSPPSGRLVFFALLMLTGPNIKNGGATLNCLVARQLCFDDASCSAILEIIPRVCGPELVACSTVTVTKCQAALRTLQAFPFFKPTCLCREPHADPECNSFRDFLFDHPCIFVTKKEKDPYPVDALPTCNYALSVCQQEGKCLKLYEDFKSNCKVRDNKCRMDDRDLCHKSWTNLRRSPMFGCICPNNHNKKRCDRIFSMVNHNPCVDILPPIPDPEPAQPPLDPDQEFIRNFWSPPTNLYPYFLFPPSTVHGTAHGTFRTHSNTGTITGMGTATATATTTGTTSTAFGSHSSVEETLVTSLQFPELVVPASDNTSASFDYGLGNAIVENPLVDAANGLDAHADHNHISVSVLKNNGKPSVSSNINPYPEDLDGAAVGGGVSAQHQKYPSSTDHSRSDSNEVAKIIFQSTCHLAMESCNNNYHCKVSLNPILHHCDMSRCNRNSCMEALQSFYRKPSLPWNVEIAFCLCKKTDNKQDQCLIAQEKLHPVCAQRIEGSPQPTCLSLAKNCRENKECRSRLEYYEQSCAVDSVTKKCAGSPSECRSAMLGILGTNLRATCACKGTDMTELYECLGWQRLLWVNPCVVESQKDFHMKKAAELAALTTPSTTKATTPLEVRTRPNFAIHHITVMTATEAPLQTRKNTIAEFIPPPQPFIPTSTTTTTTTTATTTTTAMATTTIPPKYCVFPRPQFPNQYIKEGSFKRIYHEDEFECSDVCECEIGEKLSCKTICIDRMPCKTEFAYYNHAAPSYQAYRGRCLCYSGRFICMKPPPSDYTLPQGVFLFLGYSEVDERKLNINQTRVVVQDVVRVLQNFIKEEAVNGTLCSLELFNMTRENVIIAGKLSEEVNYSMLSPMESLAKEKEECAELLEIISDRINSRNPDFISHLLLSIFKMAEVEIVQIEPNSTSETYLLAHNLLVYTLLLTKFIQKLLTTPS
- the Gfrl gene encoding uncharacterized protein Gfrl isoform X1 — its product is MCGAGAILWLLAAADLVLSSEFPERECCDLPLPPQPTAATSSTPASTQRPGPNIKNGGATLNCLVARQLCFDDASCSAILEIIPRVCGPELVACSTVTVTKCQAALRTLQAFPFFKPTCLCREPHADPECNSFRDFLFDHPCIFVTKKEKDPYPVDALPTCNYALSVCQQEGKCLKLYEDFKSNCKVRDNKCRMDDRDLCHKSWTNLRRSPMFGCICPNNHNKKRCDRIFSMVNHNPCVDILPPIPDPEPAQPPLDPDQEFIRNFWSPPTNLYPYFLFPPSTVHGTAHGTFRTHSNTGTITGMGTATATATTTGTTSTAFGSHSSVEETLVTSLQFPELVVPASDNTSASFDYGLGNAIVENPLVDAANGLDAHADHNHISVSVLKNNGKPSVSSNINPYPEDLDGAAVGGGVSAQHQKYPSSTDHSRSDSNEVAKIIFQSTCHLAMESCNNNYHCKVSLNPILHHCDMSRCNRNSCMEALQSFYRKPSLPWNVEIAFCLCKKTDNKQDQCLIAQEKLHPVCAQRIEGSPQPTCLSLAKNCRENKECRSRLEYYEQSCAVDSVTKKCAGSPSECRSAMLGILGTNLRATCACKGTDMTELYECLGWQRLLWVNPCVVESQKDFHMKKAAELAALTTPSTTKATTPLEVRTRPNFAIHHITVMTATEAPLQTRKNTIAEFIPPPQPFIPTSTTTTTTTTATTTTTAMATTTIPPKYCVFPRPQFPNQYIKEGSFKRIYHEDEFECSDVCECEIGEKLSCKTICIDRMPCKTEFAYYNHAAPSYQAYRGRCLCYSGRFICMKPPPSDYTLPQGVFLFLGYSEVDERKLNINQTRVVVQDVVRVLQNFIKEEAVNGTLCSLELFNMTRENVIIAGKLSEEVNYSMLSPMESLAKEKEECAELLEIISDRINSRNPDFISHLLLSIFKMAEVEIVQIEPNSTSETYLLAHNLLVYTLLLTKFIQKLLTTPS
- the Gfrl gene encoding uncharacterized protein Gfrl isoform X5 produces the protein MCGAGAILWLLAAADLVLSSEFPERECCDLPLPPQPTAATSSTPASTQRPGPNIKNGGATLNCLVARQLCFDDASCSAILEIIPRVCGPELVACSTVTVTKCQAALRTLQAFPFFKPTCLCREPHADPECNSFRDFLFDHPCIFVTKKGSTDHSRSDSNEVAKIIFQSTCHLAMESCNNNYHCKVSLNPILHHCDMSRCNRNSCMEALQSFYRKPSLPWNVEIAFCLCKKTDNKQDQCLIAQEKLHPVCAQRIEGSPQPTCLSLAKNCRENKECRSRLEYYEQSCAVDSVTKKCAGSPSECRSAMLGILGTNLRATCACKGTDMTELYECLGWQRLLWVNPCVVESQKDFHMKKAAELAALTTPSTTKATTPLEVRTRPNFAIHHITVMTATEAPLQTRKNTIAEFIPPPQPFIPTSTTTTTTTTATTTTTAMATTTIPPKYCVFPRPQFPNQYIKEGSFKRIYHEDEFECSDVCECEIGEKLSCKTICIDRMPCKTEFAYYNHAAPSYQAYRGRCLCYSGRFICMKPPPSDYTLPQGVFLFLGYSEVDERKLNINQTRVVVQDVVRVLQNFIKEEAVNGTLCSLELFNMTRENVIIAGKLSEEVNYSMLSPMESLAKEKEECAELLEIISDRINSRNPDFISHLLLSIFKMAEVEIVQIEPNSTSETYLLAHNLLVYTLLLTKFIQKLLTTPS
- the Gfrl gene encoding uncharacterized protein Gfrl isoform X3 — protein: MCGAGAILWLLAAADLVLSSEFPERECCDLPLPPQPTAATSSTPASTQRPGPNIKNGGATLNCLVARQLCFDDASCSAILEIIPRVCGPELVACSTVTVTKCQAALRTLQAFPFFKPTCLCREPHADPECNSFRDFLFDHPCIFVTKKEKDPYPVDALPTCNYALSVCQQEGKCLKLYEDFKSNCKVRDNKCRMDDRDLCHKSWTNLRRSPMFGCICPNNHNKKRCDRIFSMVNHNPCVASDNTSASFDYGLGNAIVENPLVDAANGLDAHADHNHISVSVLKNNGKPSVSSNINPYPEDLDGAAVGGGVSAQHQKYPSSTDHSRSDSNEVAKIIFQSTCHLAMESCNNNYHCKVSLNPILHHCDMSRCNRNSCMEALQSFYRKPSLPWNVEIAFCLCKKTDNKQDQCLIAQEKLHPVCAQRIEGSPQPTCLSLAKNCRENKECRSRLEYYEQSCAVDSVTKKCAGSPSECRSAMLGILGTNLRATCACKGTDMTELYECLGWQRLLWVNPCVVESQKDFHMKKAAELAALTTPSTTKATTPLEVRTRPNFAIHHITVMTATEAPLQTRKNTIAEFIPPPQPFIPTSTTTTTTTTATTTTTAMATTTIPPKYCVFPRPQFPNQYIKEGSFKRIYHEDEFECSDVCECEIGEKLSCKTICIDRMPCKTEFAYYNHAAPSYQAYRGRCLCYSGRFICMKPPPSDYTLPQGVFLFLGYSEVDERKLNINQTRVVVQDVVRVLQNFIKEEAVNGTLCSLELFNMTRENVIIAGKLSEEVNYSMLSPMESLAKEKEECAELLEIISDRINSRNPDFISHLLLSIFKMAEVEIVQIEPNSTSETYLLAHNLLVYTLLLTKFIQKLLTTPS